From one Streptomyces spiramyceticus genomic stretch:
- a CDS encoding TadE family protein codes for MRILKRRTMGRDRDRGAAILEFAGFLPILLLVAMAGIQLGIIGYAASQAGTAARAAARTESQEDLRGQGRATGLAAMSDWLADGTVIDVGGTDTVTATASVSIPSVVPGIKDFGKAVKEVTMPAD; via the coding sequence ATGAGAATTCTGAAGCGTCGGACCATGGGCCGGGACCGCGACAGGGGCGCAGCCATCCTGGAGTTCGCGGGGTTCCTGCCCATCCTGCTGCTCGTCGCCATGGCCGGTATCCAGCTCGGCATCATCGGTTACGCCGCCTCCCAGGCGGGCACCGCCGCGCGGGCGGCCGCCCGTACGGAGTCGCAGGAGGACTTGCGGGGCCAGGGCCGGGCGACCGGTCTTGCGGCGATGAGCGACTGGCTGGCCGACGGGACCGTGATCGACGTCGGCGGCACCGACACCGTCACCGCGACCGCCAGCGTGTCGATCCCCTCGGTCGTGCCCGGCATCAAGGACTTCGGCAAGGCGGTCAAGGA